A genomic window from Glycine soja cultivar W05 chromosome 10, ASM419377v2, whole genome shotgun sequence includes:
- the LOC114372664 gene encoding OTU domain-containing protein At3g57810-like: MSICFSTSQSSINAVVLKGRTPLLMSSNIHGLWSQGISTSISSSLSPGKSEISHVGLSVCTKLSCSTVMGQTIRGGFLGSCCSKQRGNPRFFSSVVPRKRYHEISLACQTINMRLLVPKQNMMRKVKCNLGSVSWPRGCASVGLIFGLLVCNLSSEPAHAESHSENENRKDDCNEYESNVKVLHGKKVYTDYSVIGIPGDGRCLFRSVARGACLRSGKPPPNESIQRELADDLRARVADEFIKRKEETEWFVEGDFDTYVSQIRKPHVWGGEPELFIASHVLQMPITVYMYDKDAGGLISIAEYGQEYGKENPIRVLYHGFGHYDALEIPRRKGPKPRL; this comes from the exons ATGAGTATTTGCTTTTCTACTAGTCAGTCCTCAATAAATGCTGTTGTCCTGAAAGGTCGTACTCCGCTGCTGATGAGCAGTAACATTCATGGCCTTTGGTCCCAAGGAATATCGACTTCAATTTCTTCCAGTTTGTCTCCTGGGAAGTCAGAGATAAGTCATGTTGGTCTTTCTGTTTGCACAAAATTGTCTTGCTCCACTGTTATGGGCCAAACAATTAGAGGAGGTTTCCTTGGATCATGCTGCTCCAAGCAAAGGGGCAATCCTCGATTCTTTAGTTCTGTAGTACCTCGGAAGAGGTATCATGAAATTTCATTGGCATGCCAAACTATAAATATGAGGCTTTTGGTACCTAAACAAAATATGATGCGCAAAGTTAAGTGTAATTTGGGATCAGTAAGTTGGCCGCGGGGATGTGCTTCAGTTGGCttaatttttggattacttgTATGTAATTTAAGTTCTGAACCTGCTCATGCTGAGTCACattctgaaaatgaaaataggaaaGATGACTGCAACGAGTATGAGTCAAATGTTAAAGTCTTGCATGGGAAGAAAGTTTATACTGACTATTCTGTAATTG GAATACCAGGGGATGGAAGATGCTTGTTCCGCTCTGTTGCTCGTGGGGCCTGTTTGAGGTCTGGAAAGCCCCCTCCTAATGAAAGCATTCAGAGAGAGCTGGCAGATGATTTACGAGCCAGA GTTGCTGATGAGTTTAtcaaaagaaaggaagagacCGAATG GTTTGTTGAAGGTGATTTTGATACATATGTTTCACAAATAAGGAAGCCTCATGTGTGGGGAGGTGAACCCGAATTGTTCATTGCATCACATGTTTTGCA GATGCCTATCACAGTATACATGTATGATAAAGATGCTGGTGGTTTGATATCAATTGCTGAGTATGGTCAAGAGTACGGCAAAGAAAACCCAATTAGAGTTCTCTACCATGGCTTTGGTCATTATGATGCATTAGAGATTCCTAGAAGGAAGGGTCCTAAGCCAAGACTGTAg